In the Flavobacteriales bacterium genome, CACGGCGGTGATGGCGTCGCAGCTCGGGCGGTCCAGCAGCTCCAGGCGCCAGCTGAGCCAGGTGGCGCAGAGCATGCCCACCACCACGGCCTCGCCATGCAGCAGGCCGCGCTGCGGTCCCTCCCAACTGAAGGCCTCCACCGCATGGCCGATGGTGTGGCCGAAGTTGAGCAGGCGCCTGGGGCCGTGCTCCTCGGGGTCGTCGCTCACCACGGCGCACTTGATGGCCGCGCTCTGTTCCACCAGCGGCGTCAACGCCCGCAGGTCGTGCCACGGCGCGTCGACCAGCGCCTGCCAGTGCGCGGCGTCGGCCACCAGCCCGTGCTTCAGCATCTCGGCCACTCCGTTGAGCAGCTCGCGCTTGCCCAGCGTGCGCAGGAAGGGCGGGTGCACGTACACCGCTTCGGGCTGGCGCAGCACGCCCACCAGGTTCTTCACGCCGTCCAGGTCGATGGCGGTCTTGCCCCCGATGGCGGCGTCCACCATGCCCATGAGGCTGGTGGGCACGTTCACCACGCGCAGGCCGCGTTTGTAGGTGGCCCCCACGAAGCCGGCCAGGTCGGTGACCACACCGCCGCCGAGGGCCACGAGCACGGCGCCGCGTTCGATGCCCAGGTGGGCCAGGTGGCTCCACAGGGCGTGGCAGGCGCCGATGCTCTTGCTGCCCTCGCCCGGGGGCACCGCGATGGGCGGGGCCTCCCGCAGGGCCGGCACCAGCGCCAGCAGTTCGGGCAGGCCATGCCGCAGCGTGTTCTCATCGCCCACCACCACGCGTTGCGCACCCTTGGCCTCCCTGGTCAGCCAGAGGTCCAGGGCGGCCAGGGCTCCGGGGCCGAGCACCACCGGTCGACCGGCGGCCATGACGGAACGGGTGTCCGGGTGCGAGCGCCTCATTCTACTTTCGCACCCGCTCCGGGGCGCCTTTTCAAAGGAACGGAACTCCGGCCAGCGCGCCATGGGGAACACCCTGTCCGATCCGCCGCGGGCCGCCCGGCCCGGCACCCTGCCCGACCTCACCGACACGCGCATCGCCTTCCGCCAGTACACGGACCGCGGCCTGCTGCGCGCCTACTGGCTCTTCCGCATCATCGGGGTGCCGTGGATGAACGCCACCGGCCGGGTGATGAGCCAGCTGGCCATGCGGCTGCACCTGCCGATCAAGGGGCTCATCAAGGCCACGATCTTCAAGCACTTCTGCGGCGGCGAGACCATCGAGGAGAGCCTGGCGACCGCGCAGAAGCTCGGCGATGGCGGCCTGGGCACCATCCTGGACTACAGCGTGGAGGGCCAGGAGGACGACGCCTCGCTGGACCACACCACCGACGAGATCCTGCGCACCATCGCCATGGCGGCGCGGCGCACGGACATCCCCTTCAGCGTCTTCAAGCCGAGCGGCATCGCGCCGCTGGCCATCTGGGAGGCGGTGAGCGAAGGGCGCGCGCTGAGCCCCGGGGAGGCCCGTGAATGGACGCTGGTGCAGGGGCGCATGGAGCGCATCTGCCAGGCCGCCGCCACCGCCGGCATCCCCGTGCTGGTGGATGCCGAGGAGAGCTGGTTGCAGCCCGCGATCGACGCCCTGGTGGAGCGCATGATGCAGCGCTTCAACCGGGAGCGGGCCATCGTGTACAACACCGTGCAGCTGTACCGGCACGACCGGCTGGCCTTCCTGCAGGCGGCGGTGGAGCGGGCGAAGGCCGCCGGCCACCACATCGGCCTCAAGCTGGTGCGCGGCGCCTACATGGAGAAGGAGCGCGAACGCGCCGCCGAGCGCGGCCTCCCCTCCCCCATCCACGCGGACAAGGCGGCGGTGGACCACGATTACGACGAGGCCCTGCGGTTCTGCGCCGACCGGCTGGACCATGTGGCCGTGATGGTGGGCACGCACAACGAGCGCAGCACGCTCCTGATGGCCGGGCTGATGCAGGCGCGGGGACTGGCGCCGAACGACCGGCGCGTGTGCTTCGCCCAGCTGCTGGGCATGAGCGACAACATCAGCTACAACATGGCCGACGGCGGCTACCGCGTGGCCAAGTACGTGCCCTACGGACCGGTGCGCGAGGTGCTGCCCTACCTCATCCGCCGCGCGCAGGAGAACACCAGCGCCGCCGGGCAGATGGGCCGCGAGCTGAAGCTGATCGTGGCCGAGCGGAAGCGGAGGGCGCGGGGCGGGCGGTGAAGGGGCGGAACGGGATGGGCGGGAGATCCTCCCAACACGTCTTCGCGAGCCTGGCTTTGCAGGCGAAGCGATCTCCCCGGTAGAGATCGGATCACGAGCCAGGGAGATCGCCACGCATCCCTCCGGGCTGCTCGCGATGACGGCAAGGGAAGGGATCGCTGCTCAGGAGGGGGCTTGAGGCATGCGACCATCCCGCTGGGGCGGGACAAGTCGTGCTCATCCCGCTGAGGCGGGACAGGTCGTGCGCATGTGCCCGAACGCCAAGGGCCGCCCCGCGAACGCGAAGCGGCCCTCGGCAAGGATCCAGCACAACGTTACCGCCCCACCTTCACCGCCTTCTTCACCACGAAGCTGTCGTTGAGGTACAGCGTGACGTGGTAGGTGCCGGGCACCAGATCCGTGGTGGTCCAGTCGTGGGTGTAGGCACCGGCCTCCCGCACGGCCTCCTCCAATACCTCCAACCGCTTGCCACTGGCATCGCTCACCTCCAGCCGCGTGCGGCCCGGCGTGGCCAGTGTGTACCGCAGCTGCGTGTGGTCCGCCACCGGGTTGGGCACGATGATCAAGTCGGTGCCCTGAAATGGCGCAAGAGTTAGGCTCGGCTTTGCGAGCCGTCCGCTTGTGCCACCACGTTAGAGCCTTCCTAGCGCACGGGAGGACGCCTCCGCCACGCAGGCCTTCGCACGGCTAACTCCCGCGCGAAGAGCTATGAAAGATCCGCGCTAGTCCAGGGGCTGCGGTACACCAGCATCAGCAGCAGCTACCAATTGAGGACCATAGAACACATCCAGTAGATCGTCTATCTCTTTGAGGGAGAGTTCTGGATTACCGTCACTGATCGACGTTCGCACTTCCCTGCGGTGCGCTTCAATTGTCTCCAGTACAGCGCGCTCCCGCGCTTTCAGATCTGGGAATAGAACATGTCGATCTAAAGGCGTTCTCGGATTCTCTTGGAGCCGGTGACGAACAACGAAGCCTACCACAGCATGAAGGTTCTCACTGCGGTGCTGTCGAGCATCCAAGCGGGCGAGCCGTCGGTTCAAATAGAAGAGGAGCAATAGGCCAAGAAATCCGGCGATCGCCGTGAACAGTAACACTTGCTGCAGCAATGCTGTTGGGACTGTTGTTGACACCCAGCCAGCTAGTGGACTGTAGACGGCCAAAGCACCCAACACAAACTTGTCAGCGATCGATTGGCCGAACCAACTACGTAACTCATTCTTCATGATCTGTACTGTTGCTTGTTATCCATTGCGTTGCTTGAACCTAGGCCGTAAGACTACTAGTGCATTTATCGCCTTCACCGAATACCGCTGACCTGAATGAATGACCTCCAGAGGTTCTAGGAGGTTAATCGATACCGGCCGCTCTATTAAAGAGCCTGGTGCAATGTCGACATCTATCGTTCCGATGTATCCTGCAAGATCTGCGATAACGGGTTTGAACACGGTGTTGAGGACCGTTGTTGCGTCTGATTGATGCACCCCACTACAGAAGACAGACTCTTCGCCAATATCCACGATAAAATCACCTTCGATCACGCACTGAATTCGGCGAAACTCAGGCTCACGAAGAGCCACATCAAACCACATCACAACTTGACGAGCCCCATCAACCATTCCGACACCTTTGATCGACACCCGCACGCCTTTGTCAGTGTTGTCCTTGACCAAATACTCATAGACCAACCTCAAACTCATTGATTCCTTCACAAAGTCGGGAGTGAATGCAACATTGTATCCGTCATGCTTCTTGACGACGCTTGGATACCACAGGCCGTGAACCTCGACATGCTCAGAAATAGCACTCTTCTCCGAGTACAGCACAGAATGGGAGAGCTTTGATGATACGGTATAATTGTCATCGAGGAAGTGCTTGCTGACGAATCTGCACACGGTCAACAGGTCGGCACCACTACCTGGTAACTCTGCAAGAATCTCCTTCAATCTCGCGAGAGAACGGCTGTTGATCGACTTGGCCGATTCAGTCTGGAGGACTTCATCATCATAAAGGAATTCAAGGACGTTATACTCGCGAGTAGCCCACCACTTCGAGACGTACAGCTTTGTGACGGTGTGATCATTGCCAAGAGTACGTAGCACTTCCTTTATCGCGGTATCCTGGTCGATGGCACCATAGAATACCGGATAGCCAGCAATGTGGGCCCTTCCATCAACCTTGCAGCCTTCTGGTGGTGGTGGACCATATGCGCTCGTTCTGTTCTCTTCGCCAACCGCCCTAATCTCACGAGCACGATAAATGGGTATGTATGCTGATACGTTTTGCCGGATCAAGAGTGCCTTAATCCTCAAGACAGTTTCCACGAATGCATCATCGACATCGTGGTCGCCAAGGTCCTGAATGGCGCTCAGCGCATGCGCCACGGCCTCTTGATACGCTTCAACCTGATCAGTCATGCAACACAAAATACAGTGCTTCGACCGCGTTTGTAACACGGATGGCTATTCATCTCGCCAACGCAAGGAATAGGTGGCCGGAGTCCATTGGCCTTTGGGCCTGATGGCAGCAGGCTGCCGTGCCACAAGACCGCGAAGCCAGAAAACCACTGGGCTCCGCCAACCTTAACCCCCAAACGGGCGCAAGTGTTCCCGCGCTCTTGAGCTCGCGCGGGGTCACTTGTGCCGTAGTTGATGCTACCACGTGCTCCGATCCTGTGATCTCCCGAAGTCTGCGACTTCGTCCCACTAAGCTTCCTCCAAGCGTAACAGACCAGGCTCATGCGCGGAGGAATAAAGGTAGTCCTCAGGATCCGCCACGATCCCCTCCTTCACGGGGTTCTGCCGGATGTATTCGGCCACTCGCTCCACCTCCTCTGTGCGCTCCAGTTGCAAGGGTTGGTTGTTCTGTTGCCACAGCTGGTAGGTGGTGTTGTTGCTGTTCGGTTCGCCGACTTCGCGAGGCAGGCTTCGCGCGCGCAGGAGAACACCAGCGCAGCGGGGCAGATGGGCCGCGAGCTGAAGCTGATCGTGGCCGAGCGGAAGCGGAGGGCGCGGGGCGGGCGGTGAAGTGGCCTCCTTCCGTCGATTGGATGGTCGGACGGCCCGTGGGTGCAGGGTGGCCTGGTGGCCTGTGCGCGGGATGACCTGAAGCTGCTTGCCCCGCCTTTCGCACCTTCGCCGCGATGCAAGGCCGCTTTTTGCGCAACCTGGCCCTGGTGGTGGTGCTGAACCTGTTGGTGAAGCCCTTCTACATCCTGGGCATCGACGCCGCCGTGCAGGAGCGCGTGGGGGCCGCGGCCTACGGCACCTACGCCGCCTTGCTGAGCCTGAGCTTCCTGCTCAACATCCTGCTGGACCTGGGCCTCACCAACCACACCACGCGGCGGCTGGCCCGCGATCCGGGCATCATGGCCACCGAGCTGCCCGCCCTGCTGGGCGTGCGCGCCGCCCTGGTGGTGCTGTACGCCGTGGTGACCCTCGTGGCGGCGCTC is a window encoding:
- the aroB gene encoding 3-dehydroquinate synthase, which codes for MAAGRPVVLGPGALAALDLWLTREAKGAQRVVVGDENTLRHGLPELLALVPALREAPPIAVPPGEGSKSIGACHALWSHLAHLGIERGAVLVALGGGVVTDLAGFVGATYKRGLRVVNVPTSLMGMVDAAIGGKTAIDLDGVKNLVGVLRQPEAVYVHPPFLRTLGKRELLNGVAEMLKHGLVADAAHWQALVDAPWHDLRALTPLVEQSAAIKCAVVSDDPEEHGPRRLLNFGHTIGHAVEAFSWEGPQRGLLHGEAVVVGMLCATWLSWRLELLDRPSCDAITAVLMERYRPFLLNTADHHRILELMAHDKKNRDGGFRFTLLEAIGRGRAGVPVDAAQVAAALDHYRLLVHDADPHRRSA
- a CDS encoding proline dehydrogenase family protein; amino-acid sequence: MGNTLSDPPRAARPGTLPDLTDTRIAFRQYTDRGLLRAYWLFRIIGVPWMNATGRVMSQLAMRLHLPIKGLIKATIFKHFCGGETIEESLATAQKLGDGGLGTILDYSVEGQEDDASLDHTTDEILRTIAMAARRTDIPFSVFKPSGIAPLAIWEAVSEGRALSPGEAREWTLVQGRMERICQAAATAGIPVLVDAEESWLQPAIDALVERMMQRFNRERAIVYNTVQLYRHDRLAFLQAAVERAKAAGHHIGLKLVRGAYMEKERERAAERGLPSPIHADKAAVDHDYDEALRFCADRLDHVAVMVGTHNERSTLLMAGLMQARGLAPNDRRVCFAQLLGMSDNISYNMADGGYRVAKYVPYGPVREVLPYLIRRAQENTSAAGQMGRELKLIVAERKRRARGGR
- a CDS encoding T9SS type A sorting domain-containing protein, coding for MIIVPNPVADHTQLRYTLATPGRTRLEVSDASGKRLEVLEEAVREAGAYTHDWTTTDLVPGTYHVTLYLNDSFVVKKAVKVGR
- a CDS encoding RES family NAD+ phosphorylase, which codes for MTDQVEAYQEAVAHALSAIQDLGDHDVDDAFVETVLRIKALLIRQNVSAYIPIYRAREIRAVGEENRTSAYGPPPPEGCKVDGRAHIAGYPVFYGAIDQDTAIKEVLRTLGNDHTVTKLYVSKWWATREYNVLEFLYDDEVLQTESAKSINSRSLARLKEILAELPGSGADLLTVCRFVSKHFLDDNYTVSSKLSHSVLYSEKSAISEHVEVHGLWYPSVVKKHDGYNVAFTPDFVKESMSLRLVYEYLVKDNTDKGVRVSIKGVGMVDGARQVVMWFDVALREPEFRRIQCVIEGDFIVDIGEESVFCSGVHQSDATTVLNTVFKPVIADLAGYIGTIDVDIAPGSLIERPVSINLLEPLEVIHSGQRYSVKAINALVVLRPRFKQRNG